The following are encoded together in the Apis mellifera strain DH4 linkage group LG4, Amel_HAv3.1, whole genome shotgun sequence genome:
- the LOC409117 gene encoding vacuolar protein sorting-associated protein 16 homolog isoform X3, translating to MLLMLTADCFPLGRDVYFRKFELYPLSFQHEVSNNNMLVAAPYGGSIAVTRNPKKLVKVQGANKPMIYLYTSSGKLTAKLQWSGAQLVLLGWSQQEELLCVEDDGMIHIYDMFGTYLHAFSMGNEVKDTKVVEAKFFVTYSGTGIAVLTSTNRIFLVNNIAEPKVRQISEIPRYGGQIECWYLVHCDRETRVILSNRDGIFVIHQSYQTATHIPFDNLFTRYNKVNSVIAMAVSGNNRHIALYTDTGHLYMGSIDFSEKYCEHYTNMKESLENIAWCGTEAVICSWNSTVMVIGRTAETITYTYDGPVHLITEIDGVRVLSGSSHEMIQKVPNVVQKIFQINSTDPASYLLEASKQFQRRSHKADGYMDLVKDKLDAAIKACIDGASHEFDFETQKLLMKAAKFGKGFSKTIDPEYYVNMCRTLRVLNAVRHPAIGIPLTYTQFTVLTSQVLLDRLVARRHYYLSIQIARHLQLPEIEGESRILAHWACYKVKQTQLDKEQIAEEIADKLGYAPGVSYSEIARRAADCGRKQLAIKLIDYEPRAQQQVPLLLTLGEEKAALRKAVESGNTDLVYTVILHLRENMPLGDFQMSIMHCPLAMALYIKYCQNHNRETLRDIYNQYDDFHSQAIWFITESYQRKNVMSREALLQSAQENFKLARNDTNAALTEEQIKLLRYQRSMEDTLQEIIVGKPLHDTVKILLLRNELKLADKLKSEYRISDRSFF from the exons atgttattaatgttAACTGCCGATTGTTTTCCCTTGGGTCGAGATGTGTATTTTAG aaaatttgaattatatccaTTATCTTTTCAACATGaagtttcaaataataacATGTTGGTGGCTGCTCCTTATGGAGGTTCTATTGCAGTCACTAGAAATCctaaaaaattagttaaagtACAAGGAGCAAATAAACCtatgatatatttgtatacttCTTCTGGAAAATTAACAGCCAAATTgcaa TGGAGTGGTGCTCAATTAGTCCTTTTGGGTTGGTCTCaacaagaagaattattatgtGTAGAAGATGATGGCATGAttcatatatatgatatgttTGGTACATATCTACATGCTTTTAGTATGGGAAAT GAGGTAAAAGATACTAAAGTTGTGGAAGCAAAATTTTTTGTCACTTATAGTGGAACTGGTATTGCAGTTTTAACATCTACCAatcgtatatttttagtaaataacATAGCTGAACCAAAAGTTAGACAAATATCAGAAATTCCta gATATGGAGGACAAATTGAATGTTGGTATTTAGTCCATTGCGACAGAGAAACACgtgtaattttatcaaatagagATGGAATATTTGTAATACATCAATCTTATCAAACTGCAACACATATAccattt GACAACCTTTTTACcagatataataaagtaaacaGTGTGATTGCAATGGCTGTATCTGGAAATAATCGTCATATTGCTCTTTATACAGACACTGGTCATTTATATATGGGTTCTATAGATTTTAGTGAAAAATATTGCGAacattatacaaatatgaaagaatCATTAGAAAACATAGCATG gTGTGGAACAGAAGCTGTAATATGTAGTTGGAATAGTACTGTAATGGTAATTGGACGAACAGCCGAAACTATAACATATACGTATGATGGTCCAGTTCATCTTATTACAGAAATTGATGGTGTACGCGTATTATCTGGTTCTTCTCATGAAATGATACAAAAAGTACCGAATGTTGtacaaaagatatttcaaattaattcaactGATCCTGcatcttatttattagaagCTTCTAAACAATTTCAAAGAAGAAGTCACAAAGCTGATGGTTATATGGATTtagttaaagataaattagatGCAGCAATAAAAGCTTGCATTGATGGAGCTAGTcatgaatttgattttgaaacaCAAAAACTTTTAATGAAG gCTGCAAAATTTGGAAAAGGATTTAGTAAAACAATTGATCCtgaatattatgttaatatgtGTCGAACTTTAAGAGTTTTAAATGCTGTGAGACATCCTGCCATTGGAATTCCACTAACATACACACA ATTCACCGTTCTCACGAGCCAAGTATTGTTAGATAGACTTGTTGCTAGACGACATTACTATCTAAGTATACAAATTGCACGGCATCTTCAATTACCAGAAATCGAAGGGGAAAGTCGAATATTAGCTCATTGGGCTTGCTACAAA gtaAAACAAACACAGCTAGATAAAGAACAAATAGCAGAAGAAATAGCTGATAAATTAGGCTATGCGCCTGGTGTTTCTTATAGCGAAATTGCAAGAAGAGCAGCTGACTGTGGTCGAAAACAATTAGCAATTAAA CTAATAGATTATGAACCACGTGCACAACAACAAGTACCACTTTTATTAACGCTTGGTGAGGAAAAAGCTGCTTTACGTAAAGCAGTTGAAAGTGGAAATACCGATTTAGTTTATACTGTAATACTTCATCTCAGAGAAAATATGCCTCTTGGTGATTTTcag ATGTCGATAATGCATTGTCCTTTAGCAATggctttatatattaaatattgtcagAATCATAACCGAGAAACACTTCgcgatatttataatcaatacgATGATTTTCATTCTCAAGCAATATGGTTTATTACCGAGAGTTATCAGCGGAAG AATGTAATGTCGAGAGAAGCATTATTACAATCCGCacaggaaaattttaaattagctCGTAACGATACTAATGCCGCTTTGACAGAAgagcaaataaaattgttacgcTATCAAAGGTCTATGGAAGATACACTACAAGAAATAATTGTAGGAAAACCACTTCATGAtactgtaaaaatattattattgcgcAATGAATTAAAGTTAGCTGATAAATTGAAATcagaatatcgaatatcggATCGAAG tttcttttag
- the LOC409117 gene encoding vacuolar protein sorting-associated protein 16 homolog isoform X1 yields MLLMLTADCFPLGRDVYFRKFELYPLSFQHEVSNNNMLVAAPYGGSIAVTRNPKKLVKVQGANKPMIYLYTSSGKLTAKLQWSGAQLVLLGWSQQEELLCVEDDGMIHIYDMFGTYLHAFSMGNEVKDTKVVEAKFFVTYSGTGIAVLTSTNRIFLVNNIAEPKVRQISEIPRYGGQIECWYLVHCDRETRVILSNRDGIFVIHQSYQTATHIPFDNLFTRYNKVNSVIAMAVSGNNRHIALYTDTGHLYMGSIDFSEKYCEHYTNMKESLENIAWCGTEAVICSWNSTVMVIGRTAETITYTYDGPVHLITEIDGVRVLSGSSHEMIQKVPNVVQKIFQINSTDPASYLLEASKQFQRRSHKADGYMDLVKDKLDAAIKACIDGASHEFDFETQKLLMKAAKFGKGFSKTIDPEYYVNMCRTLRVLNAVRHPAIGIPLTYTQFTVLTSQVLLDRLVARRHYYLSIQIARHLQLPEIEGESRILAHWACYKVKQTQLDKEQIAEEIADKLGYAPGVSYSEIARRAADCGRKQLAIKLIDYEPRAQQQVPLLLTLGEEKAALRKAVESGNTDLVYTVILHLRENMPLGDFQMSIMHCPLAMALYIKYCQNHNRETLRDIYNQYDDFHSQAIWFITESYQRKNVMSREALLQSAQENFKLARNDTNAALTEEQIKLLRYQRSMEDTLQEIIVGKPLHDTVKILLLRNELKLADKLKSEYRISDRRYWWLRIQCLAEQGAWNELEKFSKSKKSPIGYEPFIDECLKYNKDREAKKYLSKVKNELKVKYLVKLKMINEAVQTAVEQKDIMALTFLLAQCETTDRQLIDKINMHITSLKN; encoded by the exons atgttattaatgttAACTGCCGATTGTTTTCCCTTGGGTCGAGATGTGTATTTTAG aaaatttgaattatatccaTTATCTTTTCAACATGaagtttcaaataataacATGTTGGTGGCTGCTCCTTATGGAGGTTCTATTGCAGTCACTAGAAATCctaaaaaattagttaaagtACAAGGAGCAAATAAACCtatgatatatttgtatacttCTTCTGGAAAATTAACAGCCAAATTgcaa TGGAGTGGTGCTCAATTAGTCCTTTTGGGTTGGTCTCaacaagaagaattattatgtGTAGAAGATGATGGCATGAttcatatatatgatatgttTGGTACATATCTACATGCTTTTAGTATGGGAAAT GAGGTAAAAGATACTAAAGTTGTGGAAGCAAAATTTTTTGTCACTTATAGTGGAACTGGTATTGCAGTTTTAACATCTACCAatcgtatatttttagtaaataacATAGCTGAACCAAAAGTTAGACAAATATCAGAAATTCCta gATATGGAGGACAAATTGAATGTTGGTATTTAGTCCATTGCGACAGAGAAACACgtgtaattttatcaaatagagATGGAATATTTGTAATACATCAATCTTATCAAACTGCAACACATATAccattt GACAACCTTTTTACcagatataataaagtaaacaGTGTGATTGCAATGGCTGTATCTGGAAATAATCGTCATATTGCTCTTTATACAGACACTGGTCATTTATATATGGGTTCTATAGATTTTAGTGAAAAATATTGCGAacattatacaaatatgaaagaatCATTAGAAAACATAGCATG gTGTGGAACAGAAGCTGTAATATGTAGTTGGAATAGTACTGTAATGGTAATTGGACGAACAGCCGAAACTATAACATATACGTATGATGGTCCAGTTCATCTTATTACAGAAATTGATGGTGTACGCGTATTATCTGGTTCTTCTCATGAAATGATACAAAAAGTACCGAATGTTGtacaaaagatatttcaaattaattcaactGATCCTGcatcttatttattagaagCTTCTAAACAATTTCAAAGAAGAAGTCACAAAGCTGATGGTTATATGGATTtagttaaagataaattagatGCAGCAATAAAAGCTTGCATTGATGGAGCTAGTcatgaatttgattttgaaacaCAAAAACTTTTAATGAAG gCTGCAAAATTTGGAAAAGGATTTAGTAAAACAATTGATCCtgaatattatgttaatatgtGTCGAACTTTAAGAGTTTTAAATGCTGTGAGACATCCTGCCATTGGAATTCCACTAACATACACACA ATTCACCGTTCTCACGAGCCAAGTATTGTTAGATAGACTTGTTGCTAGACGACATTACTATCTAAGTATACAAATTGCACGGCATCTTCAATTACCAGAAATCGAAGGGGAAAGTCGAATATTAGCTCATTGGGCTTGCTACAAA gtaAAACAAACACAGCTAGATAAAGAACAAATAGCAGAAGAAATAGCTGATAAATTAGGCTATGCGCCTGGTGTTTCTTATAGCGAAATTGCAAGAAGAGCAGCTGACTGTGGTCGAAAACAATTAGCAATTAAA CTAATAGATTATGAACCACGTGCACAACAACAAGTACCACTTTTATTAACGCTTGGTGAGGAAAAAGCTGCTTTACGTAAAGCAGTTGAAAGTGGAAATACCGATTTAGTTTATACTGTAATACTTCATCTCAGAGAAAATATGCCTCTTGGTGATTTTcag ATGTCGATAATGCATTGTCCTTTAGCAATggctttatatattaaatattgtcagAATCATAACCGAGAAACACTTCgcgatatttataatcaatacgATGATTTTCATTCTCAAGCAATATGGTTTATTACCGAGAGTTATCAGCGGAAG AATGTAATGTCGAGAGAAGCATTATTACAATCCGCacaggaaaattttaaattagctCGTAACGATACTAATGCCGCTTTGACAGAAgagcaaataaaattgttacgcTATCAAAGGTCTATGGAAGATACACTACAAGAAATAATTGTAGGAAAACCACTTCATGAtactgtaaaaatattattattgcgcAATGAATTAAAGTTAGCTGATAAATTGAAATcagaatatcgaatatcggATCGAAG aTATTGGTGGCTACGAATACAGTGTTTGGCGGAACAAGGTGCATGgaatgaattagaaaaattttctaaaagtaaaaaatcacCTATTGGTTATGAG CCTTTTATTGATGAAtgcttaaaatataataaagacaGAGaagcgaaaaaatatttatctaaagtaaaaaatgaattgaaagtaaaatatttggttaaattaaa AATGATAAATGAGGCAGTTCAAACAGCAGTAgaacaaaaagatattatggcattaacttttttattagcACAATGTGAAACAACAGATAgacaattaattgataaaatcaatatgCATATAACAAgtctcaaaaattaa
- the LOC409117 gene encoding vacuolar protein sorting-associated protein 16 homolog isoform X2, which yields MIHIYDMFGTYLHAFSMGNEVKDTKVVEAKFFVTYSGTGIAVLTSTNRIFLVNNIAEPKVRQISEIPRYGGQIECWYLVHCDRETRVILSNRDGIFVIHQSYQTATHIPFDNLFTRYNKVNSVIAMAVSGNNRHIALYTDTGHLYMGSIDFSEKYCEHYTNMKESLENIAWCGTEAVICSWNSTVMVIGRTAETITYTYDGPVHLITEIDGVRVLSGSSHEMIQKVPNVVQKIFQINSTDPASYLLEASKQFQRRSHKADGYMDLVKDKLDAAIKACIDGASHEFDFETQKLLMKAAKFGKGFSKTIDPEYYVNMCRTLRVLNAVRHPAIGIPLTYTQFTVLTSQVLLDRLVARRHYYLSIQIARHLQLPEIEGESRILAHWACYKVKQTQLDKEQIAEEIADKLGYAPGVSYSEIARRAADCGRKQLAIKLIDYEPRAQQQVPLLLTLGEEKAALRKAVESGNTDLVYTVILHLRENMPLGDFQMSIMHCPLAMALYIKYCQNHNRETLRDIYNQYDDFHSQAIWFITESYQRKNVMSREALLQSAQENFKLARNDTNAALTEEQIKLLRYQRSMEDTLQEIIVGKPLHDTVKILLLRNELKLADKLKSEYRISDRRYWWLRIQCLAEQGAWNELEKFSKSKKSPIGYEPFIDECLKYNKDREAKKYLSKVKNELKVKYLVKLKMINEAVQTAVEQKDIMALTFLLAQCETTDRQLIDKINMHITSLKN from the exons ATGAttcatatatatgatatgttTGGTACATATCTACATGCTTTTAGTATGGGAAAT GAGGTAAAAGATACTAAAGTTGTGGAAGCAAAATTTTTTGTCACTTATAGTGGAACTGGTATTGCAGTTTTAACATCTACCAatcgtatatttttagtaaataacATAGCTGAACCAAAAGTTAGACAAATATCAGAAATTCCta gATATGGAGGACAAATTGAATGTTGGTATTTAGTCCATTGCGACAGAGAAACACgtgtaattttatcaaatagagATGGAATATTTGTAATACATCAATCTTATCAAACTGCAACACATATAccattt GACAACCTTTTTACcagatataataaagtaaacaGTGTGATTGCAATGGCTGTATCTGGAAATAATCGTCATATTGCTCTTTATACAGACACTGGTCATTTATATATGGGTTCTATAGATTTTAGTGAAAAATATTGCGAacattatacaaatatgaaagaatCATTAGAAAACATAGCATG gTGTGGAACAGAAGCTGTAATATGTAGTTGGAATAGTACTGTAATGGTAATTGGACGAACAGCCGAAACTATAACATATACGTATGATGGTCCAGTTCATCTTATTACAGAAATTGATGGTGTACGCGTATTATCTGGTTCTTCTCATGAAATGATACAAAAAGTACCGAATGTTGtacaaaagatatttcaaattaattcaactGATCCTGcatcttatttattagaagCTTCTAAACAATTTCAAAGAAGAAGTCACAAAGCTGATGGTTATATGGATTtagttaaagataaattagatGCAGCAATAAAAGCTTGCATTGATGGAGCTAGTcatgaatttgattttgaaacaCAAAAACTTTTAATGAAG gCTGCAAAATTTGGAAAAGGATTTAGTAAAACAATTGATCCtgaatattatgttaatatgtGTCGAACTTTAAGAGTTTTAAATGCTGTGAGACATCCTGCCATTGGAATTCCACTAACATACACACA ATTCACCGTTCTCACGAGCCAAGTATTGTTAGATAGACTTGTTGCTAGACGACATTACTATCTAAGTATACAAATTGCACGGCATCTTCAATTACCAGAAATCGAAGGGGAAAGTCGAATATTAGCTCATTGGGCTTGCTACAAA gtaAAACAAACACAGCTAGATAAAGAACAAATAGCAGAAGAAATAGCTGATAAATTAGGCTATGCGCCTGGTGTTTCTTATAGCGAAATTGCAAGAAGAGCAGCTGACTGTGGTCGAAAACAATTAGCAATTAAA CTAATAGATTATGAACCACGTGCACAACAACAAGTACCACTTTTATTAACGCTTGGTGAGGAAAAAGCTGCTTTACGTAAAGCAGTTGAAAGTGGAAATACCGATTTAGTTTATACTGTAATACTTCATCTCAGAGAAAATATGCCTCTTGGTGATTTTcag ATGTCGATAATGCATTGTCCTTTAGCAATggctttatatattaaatattgtcagAATCATAACCGAGAAACACTTCgcgatatttataatcaatacgATGATTTTCATTCTCAAGCAATATGGTTTATTACCGAGAGTTATCAGCGGAAG AATGTAATGTCGAGAGAAGCATTATTACAATCCGCacaggaaaattttaaattagctCGTAACGATACTAATGCCGCTTTGACAGAAgagcaaataaaattgttacgcTATCAAAGGTCTATGGAAGATACACTACAAGAAATAATTGTAGGAAAACCACTTCATGAtactgtaaaaatattattattgcgcAATGAATTAAAGTTAGCTGATAAATTGAAATcagaatatcgaatatcggATCGAAG aTATTGGTGGCTACGAATACAGTGTTTGGCGGAACAAGGTGCATGgaatgaattagaaaaattttctaaaagtaaaaaatcacCTATTGGTTATGAG CCTTTTATTGATGAAtgcttaaaatataataaagacaGAGaagcgaaaaaatatttatctaaagtaaaaaatgaattgaaagtaaaatatttggttaaattaaa AATGATAAATGAGGCAGTTCAAACAGCAGTAgaacaaaaagatattatggcattaacttttttattagcACAATGTGAAACAACAGATAgacaattaattgataaaatcaatatgCATATAACAAgtctcaaaaattaa